ATAGCTCCATTTATCATTCACTTTACCTCGTAAAATTAACTGATCGATATGCGAGTTCTGTAGACTCCATATCGATCAGCCTATCAAGATGAAACAACTAATCCTCAATTACATTAGTTCATAGCCATCTCTTTGTGAATAACATCTGTCTCCACTTCGGATCGAGTAAAAAAGGTTAGAATCAAAGAAAGAATACTTGATACCCCCAATGTCACTAATCCTGCAAATACGAATCCCATTGGTTTTAAAAGAGCAAACAACGGCCCACCAAACAATGCTCCGATATTAAACACAAGAAAAATAACCCCTGTAATTGTTCCAGCGATAGAATCATCAACAGAATCCTGACAAAGCGTAGCTGTCAAATCTACATATATTCCCCACCCGGCTCCAAATAAAAACGTAGCAATGAGCAATTCCGTCGGCGTTTTAGCAATTCCAAACATCCCAACACTACCCATAGCAATGAGAAATGAGGCAAAACTAACAATGTATTTACGTCCTACTTTATCTGCTAATGCCCCAAGCGGGAATGCACAAATCAATCCCCCCAATCCTCCCATAGAGGCGATACTCGCAGCCGTAGAGGATGGTAATTGCAATACCTTAAGCAGGAAATCTGAGTAATACCCCAAATACCCAAAAAGTGCAATCCCAAATAAAAAAATAGATATAGACATCACCAGTACATTGCGATTGATGATCCCTTTTAAAGAAAGTTGACGTTTTTCAATTCTCTTATATGTTTTGGGTACAAACAGATAAAATAAAAGAATCGACACGAGACTAAAGGCTCCAGAAATAACAAAAGGAACTTGAAAATGTGGTAAAAAGGGTGAAATGAGATACGGGCTTGCAAATAATCCTAAACCAAAAAAGACAGCAAAAGCAGATACAGCTCGCCCTCGTGTTTCATAGAATATATCTCCTAGTAACGCGATAATGGCTGGTTGAAACATGCCAACTCCAACCCCTACCATAAATCTTGAAATCATGAGAGTTATGGGGGTTGTTGCAAATCCAGTAAAGACGGTGAATAATGTAAAAATAATGACTGATAAAAGAATCGTATATTTGACTGAGAATCGGTCAAATAAATAGCCACCCACTAAACTAAAGACTGCAATACCGAGAGCATACCCAGTTGCGATCATTCCAAGAAGAGCAACCGTACCATGCACGTCAGGCACAATAAAGGGAGATCCGAACGTATACAGATTGGTATCGAATCCCTCAAGGAATGCGGGAATGGCTGATACGATCACAATTACAATAAACATCATCTTACTACGTTTCGAGACTGAACGAACTGATTCCGTCTGACTTAATCCAATCAAATTCATTTCCCCATCCCCCTTTGGTCGCATCTTAACTCTACATCCATAGTCCTATGTAGATTGAATATTTATCATTATATTCAGTATATATTTAATTATAGATTAAAACAAAAAATATTTATCGACTGATCTATCTATTCGATAGAATGATCATCTTAACAAAAATAAAGTAGCCTCATGCACCACATACAGACAATAGGTGATTTGATGCATGAGGCCGAACATGATTGAAATTCAAACTATCTGATGCGTTGTCGTTGTACTTTCATTCACGAATGAAAGTACATGCTGCGGTCGTTGATCAATCGCATGCCGCACAAGATTATCGATGGCGTTTTGAATCATTGTTGCCCATGCACATTGCGTTAATCCTGCTAAATGGGGGGATAACAGCATGCGTTGTCGTACTTCATCATCTACCAAAAGAAGAGGATGATCGGGAGGCAATGGTTCAGGATCAAAGACATCTAATCCTGCAGCATAAATCTGCTTTGTCACAAGCGCATTGGCTAACGCTTGATGATCTACCACACCTCCACGCCCCACATTGATCAATATGGCTGTTGGTTTCATGAGCGCAAAAAGTCGTGCATCAAACAGTTGATAACTTTGTTCTGTTAACGGTAGCGCCACCGCGACAGCATCTGCCACTTGAACAATCGCATCTAATTCGCTATATAGTAGCCCAAGCTTTTCTTCTACAGACGCGTTTCGAGTTCGCGAATAATAGAGTATCTTGGAGCCAAATGGACGTACTAACTCCGCAAAACACTGGCCGATAGCCCCTAAGCCTATGATTCCAATGGTCATTTCACTCAGGTTTCGCAACCGTGGACCCATGAGATCCATTCTCGCATTGGAGAATTGCCCATTGTATACCATAGCCTGTGCTTCACCAGCACGGCGTGCAAAATAGAGTAACATCATAAGCATATGTTCTGCCACGGCTGGAGCATTTGCTCCAGGATTATTGCAAACCACCAATCCTTTCTCAACAACCGCTTCGCGATCGATGCGATCATATCCTGCACTGACCAATTGGATCATTTCAAGACTAGTCGCAGAGAGCACTTCATACGGAATTGGTGTTCCGCCACCCAATACCGCCTGAAATTTAGATAACTGATCGCCCAACAAAGGATTTACATCATCCCAATATGCAATCTTCATCCATTCAGGTATCATAGGATTTCCCACCAAAAGACGATCCTTAGGAATTAACGATAAAACATGAAACGATGCATTATTCATCTACATTCCAACCCTTATTTTCGACCTACACTTCACTGTATGAGATAGCCAGTCATCTTTCCTACCGTTTTATAGACTTGATTCTGACTGAAATGTTACTTGATGCTCTTTTAGACCATTTGTAGTCACTACCATTCGCCAATAACGACTATACAGCACCCAACCAATGACTCCAAATAAGATCACCTGGAAAAGCGGATTAAAATACCAAATCGTTTTTAGGGACGGAAGCACCACGAGATAAGCTAATCCTACAGCAATCAGCATTTGTATCCACCCAAGCAATAATTGCAACCTTCGTTTTTTCTTCAACCAAGTTCTGTTATTTTCGTATAACAATGGAGCGGATTTAGGTAAACGGAGTACACCTAAACCTAAAGCAAAGTGAACGATCGTTCCCGCTAACACACTTGATGCCAATCCAAATGCTGTTCCGGTAAATACCGTTTGAGTCAAAACTACGCTCGACATGAAAGCCCCTACTGTTAACGTTCGAACAGGAGTCTGGAACGAAGATAGATGTTTAAAATAACTGGGCAAAAGTCCGTCTGCTGAAAATGCTAGCATCATACGAGATTGTCCCATCATTACAGGTAGGATTGTTTTAAATACAATCAACGCAACCGCAAAACTAAGAATAACATCTAACCAACCTGGCAAGAGCAGACCTATAAGAGCTGAAGCACTAGCTAATGACGTATCGTGATCACGCATCAATCCACTCAACAATTGCCAAGGTACCAAGTGGTATAGCGCGGCTGCAAATAAGGTATAAAATGCAGTAACAAGAAAAACCAACACAATCATACTATTACCTAAAATTTTCTTTGCGTTTGCCGTTTCTCCACCTGTGTAAGTAGCACCTCGCAATCCCGAATATGCATAGTACAATACAGGAAGAACCATAAAAAAGGCAAAGTGAGTTTGTTGTGGAGCTCCGCTCATTAGACTGCTAGGAGATAGATGATCCTTTAGTGCAAGAATAGTCAACAAACTTGTTGATGAATGGCTGAATCCAACGATCATCACAAGTAAACCAGCAAATAGAATCACGCCCATTGCAATCTGCAAAGCAACCCCAACGAGACGAATGCCTCTCGCATGCATTGCCCACGCAATCCAAATCATGGCTAAACCTGCAATCCACTGACCTTCTATTGTTGTAAGAGGAGTTCCAAGCCCAGGCGACATGCTGTTTAACGCAGATGCTAGAAAAGTTGGTGCAACATAAGCTAAAAATCCGATGCTCGCAGTGCTACCAAACCAAGAAATAACATGTACAATAAAGCCAAACCTCGCACCAAGCGTACGACTAATAAACAGGTACTCACCGCCTGCGCCAGCTAGTGATCCTGAGAAGAACCAATACGTCGCCGCAAGTGTCAAAGCAATACATCCATCAACAAAAATAGCTAGAGGAACTTGTGCACCTATACCAGGTGTGATTCCCTGTACTTGCGCTGAAACCGCAAAGATACCAGCTCCTACTTCACCCGCAAGACCGAAGGCAATCACCATTAACCAGGTTAATTTTTTAGCTAACCTGGTAGATGAAGGGTCTAGCGAGTGATCATGTATGCTTGAAGATAGATTACTTAACATCACCATCACTATCCCATCATAATAGATTTTTCAAGCAAAATAAAGTACTACTTAACACGATAAATAACTTATTGTGTTAAGTATAATAACACACCGCTTCGTTGCAATCAATAAGTATACTGAAAATTTAGATCTATTTGGGCTGCATTTTTCTATCTGCAATCTTGCATCCAACTAGATATAACCATCTAGTTGGATCCCACACATCTCAATCAATGTACATAAGCGCATGATGGCAGTTTTATGCGTAGTATGATAAAAATTAGATATGATCAATTATTCGCTTCTTCTGATATGGGAACAAATTGTTTATCCTAAGGGGGAATTAACGATGATCGTTTACGAACGTGAACATGATTTTGTCATGGTCGATCAACACCACCATGCGCTGTTGTCAGGACAGTTAGCTCAGTATTGGAGAGAAGATCTATTTAACGGAGAGAGCCATCGCGAAGATGTGATCTACGCTATCGCTCAACATGATCGAGCCTGGATCACTTTAGATGAAATTCCTCTGTGGAATGATCGATCAAAGGCGCCCTTTTCGTTTATTGACTTCCCGTCTCCACTAAAACTCCTGCATTATCAACGCGGAGTAGATGAAGTAGAAGGTCAAAACAAATACGCCGCCTTACTCTGTAGCTGTCATTACTCTTCATTCTTTTACGAACCTATGAGTAGCGATGAACGCGAATATAAGCAACTTGAATCCAATCGCCAAAATCGCTTGTTTAGCGAAATTAAATTCATATCTGACGACGAGTGTTCCCAACATTTGAGGATGTTAAAGTTCCTTGATAATTTATCTATCTACATCTGCATCAACGAACCAGGTATATCGAAAAAAGAAGAATTCAAATGGTATACAGATGGCTTCAACGGTTCTGAACAACTACCGACTGCAGCAGGCAACAAAATCATTGCGTATTGGCTCAATGATCACTCGATCGGGCTCACCATGTCTCCGTTCAAAGAGCATACAAGAGTATCCGTTCCCACAAAAATCGTCACTAAAAAATCCATACACCAATACGGCGTGGCTAAGGCGTATTCACACACTAAAACGACAATTCGCACGGTAGAAGTAGGTCCATTGCCCATATAATCTTCCTGCATGCATCACGCC
The genomic region above belongs to Sulfoacidibacillus ferrooxidans and contains:
- a CDS encoding MFS transporter, giving the protein MNLIGLSQTESVRSVSKRSKMMFIVIVIVSAIPAFLEGFDTNLYTFGSPFIVPDVHGTVALLGMIATGYALGIAVFSLVGGYLFDRFSVKYTILLSVIIFTLFTVFTGFATTPITLMISRFMVGVGVGMFQPAIIALLGDIFYETRGRAVSAFAVFFGLGLFASPYLISPFLPHFQVPFVISGAFSLVSILLFYLFVPKTYKRIEKRQLSLKGIINRNVLVMSISIFLFGIALFGYLGYYSDFLLKVLQLPSSTAASIASMGGLGGLICAFPLGALADKVGRKYIVSFASFLIAMGSVGMFGIAKTPTELLIATFLFGAGWGIYVDLTATLCQDSVDDSIAGTITGVIFLVFNIGALFGGPLFALLKPMGFVFAGLVTLGVSSILSLILTFFTRSEVETDVIHKEMAMN
- a CDS encoding 2-hydroxyacid dehydrogenase, with translation MNNASFHVLSLIPKDRLLVGNPMIPEWMKIAYWDDVNPLLGDQLSKFQAVLGGGTPIPYEVLSATSLEMIQLVSAGYDRIDREAVVEKGLVVCNNPGANAPAVAEHMLMMLLYFARRAGEAQAMVYNGQFSNARMDLMGPRLRNLSEMTIGIIGLGAIGQCFAELVRPFGSKILYYSRTRNASVEEKLGLLYSELDAIVQVADAVAVALPLTEQSYQLFDARLFALMKPTAILINVGRGGVVDHQALANALVTKQIYAAGLDVFDPEPLPPDHPLLLVDDEVRQRMLLSPHLAGLTQCAWATMIQNAIDNLVRHAIDQRPQHVLSFVNESTTTTHQIV
- a CDS encoding APC family permease, which gives rise to MLSNLSSSIHDHSLDPSSTRLAKKLTWLMVIAFGLAGEVGAGIFAVSAQVQGITPGIGAQVPLAIFVDGCIALTLAATYWFFSGSLAGAGGEYLFISRTLGARFGFIVHVISWFGSTASIGFLAYVAPTFLASALNSMSPGLGTPLTTIEGQWIAGLAMIWIAWAMHARGIRLVGVALQIAMGVILFAGLLVMIVGFSHSSTSLLTILALKDHLSPSSLMSGAPQQTHFAFFMVLPVLYYAYSGLRGATYTGGETANAKKILGNSMIVLVFLVTAFYTLFAAALYHLVPWQLLSGLMRDHDTSLASASALIGLLLPGWLDVILSFAVALIVFKTILPVMMGQSRMMLAFSADGLLPSYFKHLSSFQTPVRTLTVGAFMSSVVLTQTVFTGTAFGLASSVLAGTIVHFALGLGVLRLPKSAPLLYENNRTWLKKKRRLQLLLGWIQMLIAVGLAYLVVLPSLKTIWYFNPLFQVILFGVIGWVLYSRYWRMVVTTNGLKEHQVTFQSESSL
- a CDS encoding DUF3891 family protein → MIVYEREHDFVMVDQHHHALLSGQLAQYWREDLFNGESHREDVIYAIAQHDRAWITLDEIPLWNDRSKAPFSFIDFPSPLKLLHYQRGVDEVEGQNKYAALLCSCHYSSFFYEPMSSDEREYKQLESNRQNRLFSEIKFISDDECSQHLRMLKFLDNLSIYICINEPGISKKEEFKWYTDGFNGSEQLPTAAGNKIIAYWLNDHSIGLTMSPFKEHTRVSVPTKIVTKKSIHQYGVAKAYSHTKTTIRTVEVGPLPI